The following proteins are encoded in a genomic region of Bernardetia sp. MNP-M8:
- the mutL gene encoding DNA mismatch repair endonuclease MutL: protein MLDIIRLLPESLANQIAAGEVVQRPASVVKEMLENSVDAEATSIELVLQDAGKILIQVIDNGKGMSETDARMCFERHATSKITHPDDLYNILTFGFRGEAMASVAAVAQVELRTRQEDQEVGTLIYIEGSEVKKHEPTATQKGTSLAVKNLFFNTPARRKFLKSNSVELRHITQEFERVALANPHINFSMHHNGQEVYNLKEGKLARRIVAMFGKSYQSNLLTCQEDVETIKLLGYVGKPQAAKKTKGNQYFFVNNRFIKSGYLHHAVMTAYEGLLPKDAHPFYVLFIEIDPKKIDINVHPTKTEIKFDDERTVYVVVQSAVKQALGVHQVVSPLDFDTDANFLNPANYRNNVVGGDTNNVEDEDNEEQPRTFFSDFSKYDDVDENAENKDFIGRYNKEENKGKYGSYISEPFNRNKELKKYERPEPTEREKNNQRNWERIYLNDEQREEIGSQKLELEHDTKKESGNTNENSPIVNSQSQNPVTFRSSANNLSKSELEAEIKSSKSKIENTDKRHVFWVAGRFVASPTKSGMILIDASAAHERILYERYEQRISKSTANSATSQQILFPPTLTFSVVDYELLKEVLPELKNLGFTIEINEELEKKGQVRLIGLPADLLKEKGESILEALLEQFKYNQTTIKIPKRENILRAFAKRASMQAKTFFSNEEMQSLIDELFACQQPNYTPDGKKIFMLLDTEMIEQLFL, encoded by the coding sequence ATGTTAGACATCATCCGTTTACTGCCCGAATCACTTGCCAATCAAATTGCTGCTGGAGAAGTCGTTCAAAGACCTGCTTCTGTGGTAAAAGAAATGTTAGAAAATTCGGTGGATGCAGAAGCTACAAGTATTGAACTCGTTTTGCAAGATGCAGGAAAAATACTTATTCAAGTTATTGATAATGGAAAGGGAATGTCTGAAACAGATGCTAGAATGTGCTTTGAAAGACATGCAACATCCAAAATAACACATCCTGATGATTTATATAATATTTTAACATTTGGTTTTAGAGGAGAGGCAATGGCTTCAGTTGCTGCTGTTGCACAAGTAGAACTTCGTACACGACAAGAAGACCAAGAGGTAGGAACACTGATTTATATTGAAGGCTCAGAAGTTAAAAAACACGAACCAACAGCGACACAAAAAGGAACGTCTTTAGCTGTAAAAAATTTATTTTTTAATACACCAGCACGCCGAAAATTTTTGAAATCTAACTCGGTTGAGCTACGTCATATTACGCAGGAGTTTGAACGTGTTGCGCTGGCAAACCCTCATATAAATTTTTCCATGCACCATAACGGACAAGAGGTTTATAATCTTAAAGAGGGAAAATTGGCTAGAAGAATTGTGGCAATGTTTGGAAAAAGTTATCAATCCAATCTTTTGACATGTCAAGAAGACGTAGAAACAATTAAACTTTTAGGATATGTAGGAAAGCCACAAGCAGCCAAAAAGACAAAAGGAAATCAGTATTTTTTTGTAAATAATCGTTTCATAAAAAGTGGTTATTTGCATCATGCTGTAATGACGGCTTATGAAGGACTTTTGCCAAAAGATGCACATCCTTTTTATGTTTTATTCATAGAAATTGATCCAAAAAAGATTGATATAAATGTACATCCCACCAAGACAGAAATAAAATTTGATGATGAAAGAACAGTTTATGTAGTTGTTCAATCGGCTGTCAAACAAGCTTTGGGAGTTCATCAGGTCGTTTCTCCTTTAGATTTTGATACAGATGCAAACTTTTTAAATCCTGCAAATTATCGTAATAATGTCGTTGGTGGAGATACCAACAATGTCGAAGATGAGGATAATGAAGAACAACCAAGAACATTTTTTTCTGACTTTTCAAAGTATGATGATGTTGATGAAAATGCTGAAAATAAAGACTTTATTGGCAGATATAATAAAGAAGAAAACAAAGGAAAGTATGGAAGTTATATTAGCGAGCCGTTTAATAGAAATAAAGAGTTAAAAAAATATGAACGACCAGAACCAACAGAAAGAGAAAAAAATAACCAACGAAATTGGGAAAGAATTTATCTGAATGACGAGCAAAGAGAGGAAATAGGAAGTCAGAAATTGGAATTAGAGCATGACACTAAAAAGGAGTCAGGAAACACAAATGAGAATTCTCCAATCGTCAATTCTCAATCTCAAAATCCTGTAACTTTCAGAAGTTCTGCGAATAATCTTTCTAAGTCTGAATTGGAAGCTGAAATAAAATCATCTAAATCCAAAATAGAAAACACCGACAAACGTCATGTTTTTTGGGTGGCAGGTCGTTTTGTAGCAAGTCCGACTAAATCGGGGATGATTTTGATTGATGCTTCGGCAGCTCATGAGCGTATTTTATATGAGCGTTATGAGCAAAGAATTTCGAAAAGCACAGCAAATAGTGCCACTTCTCAACAAATTCTTTTTCCTCCTACTCTTACTTTTTCGGTGGTAGATTATGAGCTTTTGAAGGAGGTTTTGCCAGAACTCAAAAACTTAGGTTTTACGATAGAAATTAATGAAGAATTAGAGAAAAAAGGACAAGTTCGTTTGATTGGTCTTCCTGCTGATTTGCTTAAAGAAAAAGGAGAATCTATCTTAGAAGCACTTTTAGAGCAGTTTAAGTACAATCAAACGACTATCAAAATTCCGAAACGAGAAAATATTTTGCGTGCCTTTGCCAAACGTGCCTCTATGCAAGCCAAAACTTTTTTCTCAAATGAAGAAATGCAAAGTTTGATTGATGAGCTTTTTGCTTGTCAGCAACCAAATTACACACCTGATGGAAAGAAAATATTTATGCTTTTGGATACAGAAATGATTGAACAGTTGTTTTTGTAG
- a CDS encoding cytochrome-c peroxidase, with protein sequence MNRIRHNFSLYLAILIAVLLLAFSCENKTRDFKNEKYKITLASYMPSIPKEPSQNLTTKEGIILGKILFFDTKLSKNNNISCATCHNPKLYFTDTLEKSNLGTTKKKLSRNTPTLINIAYAENGLFLDGGIKNLESLPAAPLEHPDEMAMDLKKLPILLQKDKSYPALFKNAFGSDSITNALIFRALAQYQRTIISPSSSNSDFNFITKWDSVQQNKATFSKLELKGQELFNKHCNSCHPAPLFSDYQFHFAHLDTTFYSDKLTNPINEKGRQRVTENPNDYLKFKTPTLRHISKTFPYLHDGSSSLVQASTLELDLKAEEKKALLAFLECL encoded by the coding sequence ATGAACCGAATAAGACATAATTTTTCTCTTTATTTAGCTATATTAATTGCTGTTTTGTTGCTTGCTTTTTCTTGTGAAAATAAAACGAGAGATTTTAAAAATGAGAAATATAAAATTACTCTAGCTTCCTATATGCCTTCTATACCAAAAGAACCTTCTCAAAATCTGACTACAAAAGAAGGCATAATTTTGGGCAAAATTCTTTTCTTTGATACAAAATTATCCAAAAACAATAACATTTCGTGTGCGACTTGTCATAATCCAAAACTCTATTTTACAGATACTTTAGAAAAAAGCAATCTAGGAACAACTAAAAAGAAACTTTCTCGCAACACACCCACGCTAATAAATATAGCTTATGCAGAAAACGGACTTTTTTTAGACGGAGGCATAAAAAACCTTGAGTCACTTCCTGCTGCGCCACTTGAACACCCAGACGAAATGGCAATGGATTTGAAAAAATTACCAATTTTATTGCAAAAAGATAAAAGTTATCCTGCTTTATTCAAAAATGCTTTTGGAAGTGACAGTATTACAAATGCGCTTATTTTTAGAGCATTAGCACAATATCAACGGACTATTATTTCGCCTTCTTCTTCTAATTCTGATTTTAATTTTATAACAAAATGGGATAGTGTTCAGCAAAATAAAGCTACCTTTTCAAAGTTAGAATTAAAAGGACAAGAGCTTTTTAACAAGCATTGTAACTCTTGTCATCCTGCACCTTTGTTTTCAGATTATCAGTTTCATTTTGCTCATTTGGATACTACTTTTTATTCTGATAAACTAACAAATCCTATAAATGAAAAAGGAAGACAGCGAGTTACTGAAAATCCTAACGATTATTTAAAATTCAAAACGCCTACTTTAAGGCATATTTCCAAAACCTTTCCTTATTTGCACGATGGAAGTTCAAGTCTAGTTCAAGCGTCGACGCTTGAACTAGATTTGAAAGCAGAAGAAAAAAAGGCTTTGTTAGCATTTTTGGAATGTTTATAA
- a CDS encoding ATP-binding protein → MIHSIRISCLKNNLSRVRNFVEGALKQHAISPIDINLMVLAVDELCANLIIHSHKCNPKEDIEVSVSRKDNQFVFEIKDESAPSFDLLSYKEPDMQEIIADKRSGGIGLILVKKIMDEIQYERSGSANICRVSKRLAT, encoded by the coding sequence ATGATTCATAGCATTCGAATTTCTTGTTTGAAAAACAACCTTAGCAGAGTTCGCAACTTTGTTGAGGGAGCACTCAAGCAGCATGCAATTTCGCCGATAGATATAAATCTGATGGTTTTGGCAGTAGACGAACTCTGTGCCAACCTGATTATTCATTCCCATAAGTGTAATCCGAAAGAAGATATAGAAGTAAGTGTAAGCAGAAAGGATAATCAATTTGTATTTGAAATAAAAGATGAAAGCGCACCAAGTTTTGATTTACTTTCTTATAAAGAACCTGATATGCAAGAAATTATTGCAGATAAAAGAAGTGGAGGAATCGGACTTATTCTAGTCAAAAAAATAATGGACGAAATACAGTATGAGAGAAGTGGTTCGGCTAATATTTGTAGAGTATCTAAAAGATTAGCTACTTAG
- a CDS encoding STAS domain-containing protein has product MEVKFTEEDKNYIISIDGDLDASSSIKLDKVLAKAIGENRNPILVDCNRLDYISSPGIGVFTSHLQECEARNISLVLYGMNDKVLKVFRILGLDEIIPITKTKDEAKSRAK; this is encoded by the coding sequence ATGGAAGTCAAATTTACTGAAGAGGACAAAAACTATATTATTAGCATTGATGGAGATTTAGATGCCTCTTCTTCTATTAAGCTAGATAAAGTGCTTGCCAAAGCCATTGGAGAAAATCGTAATCCAATTTTGGTAGACTGTAATCGTTTAGATTATATTTCATCACCTGGAATTGGCGTTTTTACTTCTCATTTGCAAGAATGTGAAGCTAGAAATATCAGTTTGGTTTTATATGGGATGAATGATAAAGTGCTAAAGGTTTTTAGAATCTTAGGTTTAGATGAAATAATTCCGATAACAAAAACAAAAGATGAAGCAAAAAGTAGAGCTAAATAA
- a CDS encoding response regulator transcription factor translates to MTNYIIIDDEPLAHQLIEKFCGMLPHLQLQKNCYDAFQAMEFLHQNNVELIFLDINMPKINGFELLRTLTNSPKVIVTSAYQEFALEGYELGVVDYLVKPFSFERFVKAVNKAISVQNNSIKNVLPLLTNLENTESKGDSFFVKGDKKHHQINPEKLLYVEAYGNYSKLFLEEEMIICNEKISDLEVILSRKYFLRVHKSFIVALEKVKTIEGNQIFLENTVVPIGQTYRQKIQKLLEK, encoded by the coding sequence ATGACAAATTACATTATCATAGACGACGAACCACTAGCACATCAACTTATAGAAAAGTTTTGTGGAATGTTGCCTCATTTGCAATTACAAAAAAACTGTTATGATGCTTTTCAGGCAATGGAATTTTTGCATCAAAATAATGTAGAACTTATTTTTTTGGATATAAATATGCCAAAAATTAACGGATTTGAGCTTTTACGAACACTTACTAATTCGCCTAAAGTAATTGTAACGAGTGCCTATCAAGAATTTGCTTTGGAAGGTTATGAACTCGGTGTGGTAGATTATTTGGTAAAACCATTTAGTTTTGAGCGTTTTGTGAAGGCTGTCAATAAAGCTATTTCTGTTCAGAATAATTCTATCAAAAATGTATTACCTCTTCTTACAAATTTAGAAAATACAGAATCAAAAGGTGATTCTTTTTTTGTAAAAGGTGATAAAAAACACCATCAGATTAATCCTGAAAAATTGCTTTACGTGGAAGCCTACGGCAATTATTCAAAGCTATTTTTGGAAGAAGAAATGATTATTTGCAATGAAAAAATATCAGATTTAGAAGTTATTTTATCTAGAAAATATTTTTTGCGTGTTCATAAATCGTTTATTGTGGCTTTAGAAAAAGTAAAAACGATTGAAGGAAATCAGATTTTTTTAGAAAATACGGTTGTTCCGATTGGACAAACATATAGACAGAAAATCCAAAAACTGCTAGAAAAATGA
- a CDS encoding histidine kinase → MNQIIPLLKKYKAVLIGFPLTFIFVKLLQYSKLILIDEKEFFMNTFFLLLYGVVISLMIYTYFKKRGNYLYLLLGLLLLIGVLAFVRLFMQGMTDNPIIILILILFWMGGCYAAFPSFFAKYKIIIWGIYGFSSLYFLYVRLFSGGLEMYLQKKETALSFFILPIPVFFLIWIYEQWKWLQNLKAQKMAAELALLKTQINPHFFFNTLNNLYSLTVQNSEKAPTMILQLSDMMRYTIYEGQKQTVSLLDEIEYLKNYIELQKIRYQKNVEINFSVRQNINIETTQIAPLLFIILLENAFKHGVETLRENAFLTVRLELHQIRNQKEIIFWIENNFDSEENNQNQKKTEQGIGLQNLKRRLELLYPQKYSLEIEKKETIYSAKLKIQIE, encoded by the coding sequence ATGAATCAAATTATTCCTCTTCTCAAAAAATATAAAGCTGTTCTGATAGGCTTTCCACTTACTTTTATTTTTGTAAAATTATTGCAGTACAGCAAACTAATTTTGATAGATGAAAAGGAGTTTTTTATGAATACTTTTTTTCTGTTACTCTATGGAGTTGTTATTTCGTTGATGATTTATACCTATTTTAAAAAAAGAGGAAACTACCTATATCTACTTCTAGGACTTCTTTTATTGATTGGAGTTTTGGCTTTTGTACGGCTTTTTATGCAGGGAATGACTGATAATCCTATAATTATTTTGATTCTAATTTTATTTTGGATGGGTGGTTGTTATGCTGCTTTTCCATCTTTTTTTGCAAAATATAAAATCATTATTTGGGGGATTTATGGATTTTCATCGCTTTATTTTTTGTATGTTCGGTTGTTTTCGGGTGGATTGGAAATGTATTTACAGAAAAAAGAAACAGCTCTTAGTTTTTTTATTTTGCCTATTCCTGTTTTTTTTCTGATTTGGATATATGAACAATGGAAATGGTTACAAAACTTAAAAGCACAAAAAATGGCTGCCGAATTAGCACTTTTGAAAACTCAAATCAATCCTCATTTTTTCTTTAATACACTCAATAATCTTTATTCTTTGACGGTTCAGAATTCAGAAAAAGCTCCTACAATGATTTTGCAACTTTCTGATATGATGCGCTACACCATTTATGAAGGACAAAAACAGACCGTTTCATTACTTGATGAAATAGAATATCTAAAAAATTATATCGAACTTCAAAAAATTCGGTATCAAAAAAATGTAGAAATCAATTTTTCAGTTAGGCAAAATATCAATATAGAAACTACTCAAATTGCCCCTTTATTATTTATTATCTTGCTTGAAAATGCCTTCAAACATGGCGTGGAAACATTGAGAGAAAACGCTTTTTTGACTGTTCGATTAGAATTGCATCAAATCAGAAATCAAAAAGAAATAATTTTTTGGATAGAAAATAATTTTGATTCAGAAGAAAATAATCAAAATCAAAAAAAGACAGAGCAAGGAATTGGATTACAAAATCTCAAACGAAGACTAGAACTTCTTTATCCTCAAAAATATTCTTTAGAAATTGAGAAAAAAGAAACCATTTATAGTGCAAAATTGAAAATTCAGATTGAGTAA
- a CDS encoding ABC transporter ATP-binding protein: MNTLTIENLSKTYPNGTEALQSISLELTDGMFGLLGANGAGKSSLMRTLATLQEPTLGTITFNKNDILKNPDAIRHTLGYLPQEFGVYPKISAQEMLNYLGILKGLENKKERKEQVNALLEQTNLYQQRKKSVATFSGGMRQRFGIAQALLGNPKLIIVDEPTAGLDPTERNRFLNLLSEIGENRIVILSTHFVEDIRELCTNMAIMGQGKIITKGNPNELISTLKDCIWTKMVEKNEVLHLKNRFQVISTKLIGGKTQLTIFSKTVPNEGFEPKMATLEDFYFTKSNL; this comes from the coding sequence ATGAACACACTCACTATTGAAAACCTTTCAAAAACATATCCCAACGGAACAGAAGCCTTACAATCTATTTCTTTAGAACTTACAGACGGAATGTTTGGCTTATTAGGAGCAAATGGCGCAGGAAAATCGTCTCTTATGCGAACCCTTGCTACATTACAAGAACCCACTTTAGGAACTATTACTTTCAATAAAAATGATATTCTAAAAAATCCAGATGCAATTCGTCATACACTTGGTTATTTACCTCAAGAATTTGGTGTTTATCCCAAAATTTCAGCACAAGAAATGCTCAATTATTTAGGAATTTTGAAAGGGTTAGAAAATAAAAAAGAACGAAAAGAACAAGTAAACGCACTTTTAGAACAAACAAATTTGTATCAACAACGCAAAAAATCAGTTGCTACTTTTTCAGGAGGAATGCGCCAACGTTTCGGCATTGCACAAGCATTATTGGGAAATCCAAAACTCATTATTGTAGATGAACCCACAGCAGGACTTGACCCCACAGAACGCAATCGTTTTTTGAATCTTTTGAGTGAAATTGGAGAAAACCGAATTGTTATTTTATCGACGCATTTTGTGGAAGACATACGAGAACTCTGTACCAATATGGCAATTATGGGACAAGGAAAAATTATAACAAAAGGAAATCCTAATGAGCTTATTTCTACTCTAAAGGATTGTATCTGGACGAAAATGGTAGAAAAAAATGAAGTTTTACACCTCAAAAATAGGTTTCAAGTCATTTCTACAAAACTCATAGGAGGAAAAACACAACTTACTATTTTTTCAAAAACAGTTCCTAATGAAGGTTTTGAGCCTAAAATGGCAACGTTAGAAGATTTTTATTTTACAAAAAGCAATCTATAA
- a CDS encoding M1 family aminopeptidase, translating to MLSQLISFEFSYQRKQYFFFLGAFLFLLFGLFLVKQTYDIDYNSSYKISYQTSLVSLGSVFMIMFFVISGVLRERNYETESLIFTTKLSKTSFFVSRFLGVFVFSLLAFSFLFLGLILGLFIHDLDAARIAEFNILMYLWSWLIFALPNVFICSSIIFSVALLSKNSLAVYSSAVFIYAFYFLCSIFFESPLMASSASTSAENLQLAAILDPFGISAFFEQTTYWTNQEKNTLWISFTDNLLINRLLWIAIGIFILGFAYKVFSFRSSNTSLKKQKNSTEKEIPHFISASTFESIEPNCKTFKTHWNSYLIQTKINLQLIFKSLPFVAVLLVFMIIVLIESYTRTTNGGAYNESLFPVTFILIDFFKDILKPLALFLIVFYSGEIVWKERELKFNGILEALPVKNTILFFSKLTVLIALPFILILVGILLSIGLQISKSYFNFEFDLYVSVFYYEGVRMIFYSILALFIQSLIKNKYLGMLLLGCFILLFGTSLSFGIGIEHPLLRFGNLPTINYSDMNGYNVGGFHYLAFHWTLIGLFLAILTFKIWKRGEKNISISELLRVKKSNFILGIAFILPLCSALFIFYQTNIETEYLTQNEQLDRQETYERKYKSYENNEKLVPVSIAIEMDIFPNQQKYKTVGKYILKNKSNKKIYTLFITEKEKLSNIVLQDAKLIEQDSSLGILIFEFEKPILPNQEVTFSYQINKEVKEFENSKSILKNGSYIGLRDFSPILSYAKSWEITNSHERELRNLPKRIEEKVNDDDLNNEDYNGIGRINFEAIVSTSSDQIAITSGNLIKKWTKNQRNYYHYKTPILISPAVSFFSANYAVQREKYNGIVIEHYYHPSHNFNNPQIIESIKTTLDYCTKNYGKYPFKELRIAEIPAYWSFGGFAHAGMISMVEDRLYLIDRRNANDFDLLTKRTIHEVAHQWWGHALSPKNIEGSSLIVEGFAKYNEAMIMEKMIGKKQLFQLGKTANKQYFKGKTYTNETEPALYLARGESYLSYGKSYASMLALKELIGEEKVNKVLKNLVEKHQNKSEFSGTSLDFLEEVYKITPQKHHSLINEWFKKRIIYDLKIENVSSKKLTNDSRGNYEITLQVKAKRFETLENKDDTNEKIVSISIDEPITVGLFSVLPSQIDKEKESEQIIYLDSKTINQEVNTFTFYVNELPIYASIDPFFTRLDKNLEDNLMEIGE from the coding sequence ATGCTTTCTCAACTCATTTCTTTCGAATTTTCTTATCAAAGAAAACAATATTTTTTCTTTCTTGGAGCTTTTCTTTTCTTACTTTTCGGATTATTTTTAGTCAAACAAACGTACGATATTGATTATAACTCTTCTTACAAAATCAGTTATCAAACTTCTTTAGTTAGTTTGGGAAGTGTTTTTATGATTATGTTTTTTGTGATTAGTGGAGTTTTGAGAGAGAGAAATTACGAAACTGAAAGTCTTATTTTTACTACAAAATTATCCAAAACTTCTTTTTTTGTGAGCCGTTTTTTAGGTGTTTTTGTATTTAGTCTGTTGGCTTTTAGTTTTCTGTTTTTGGGTTTGATACTTGGACTTTTTATACATGATTTGGATGCTGCACGAATTGCAGAATTCAACATTTTGATGTATTTGTGGAGTTGGCTTATTTTTGCGCTGCCAAACGTATTTATTTGTTCTTCTATTATTTTTTCGGTGGCACTTTTAAGTAAAAATAGTTTGGCTGTGTATAGTAGTGCCGTTTTTATTTATGCGTTTTACTTTCTGTGTTCTATATTTTTTGAGTCGCCTTTGATGGCTTCTTCGGCTTCTACTTCGGCTGAAAACCTGCAACTTGCTGCCATTTTAGACCCTTTCGGGATTTCTGCTTTTTTTGAACAAACTACTTACTGGACAAATCAAGAAAAAAACACTTTATGGATTTCTTTTACAGATAATTTATTGATAAATAGACTTCTATGGATAGCAATAGGCATTTTTATTTTAGGTTTCGCCTATAAAGTATTTTCTTTTCGAAGTAGCAACACAAGCCTAAAAAAACAAAAAAATAGTACAGAAAAAGAAATTCCTCATTTTATTTCTGCATCTACTTTTGAGTCTATTGAACCCAATTGCAAAACTTTCAAAACACATTGGAATAGTTATTTAATTCAAACCAAAATTAATCTACAACTCATTTTTAAAAGTCTTCCCTTTGTGGCTGTGCTTTTAGTTTTTATGATAATTGTTCTGATAGAAAGCTATACAAGAACTACAAATGGAGGTGCATATAATGAAAGTTTGTTTCCTGTTACATTTATTTTGATAGATTTTTTTAAAGATATTTTGAAGCCATTAGCTCTGTTTTTAATTGTTTTTTATAGTGGAGAAATTGTTTGGAAGGAACGAGAATTGAAATTTAATGGAATTTTGGAAGCTCTCCCAGTCAAAAATACAATTTTGTTTTTCTCAAAATTAACGGTACTGATTGCCTTACCTTTTATTCTGATTTTGGTAGGAATACTTTTATCTATTGGATTACAGATTTCGAAAAGTTACTTCAATTTTGAATTTGATTTATATGTCTCTGTGTTCTATTATGAAGGTGTAAGGATGATTTTTTACAGCATTTTGGCTCTATTTATTCAAAGTCTTATAAAAAATAAATATTTGGGAATGCTGCTTTTAGGTTGTTTTATTCTGCTTTTTGGAACTTCTCTTTCTTTTGGAATTGGCATTGAACATCCTTTGCTGCGTTTTGGAAATTTGCCTACTATCAATTATTCAGATATGAATGGATATAATGTGGGAGGTTTTCATTATTTGGCTTTTCATTGGACTTTAATCGGACTTTTTTTAGCTATTCTGACTTTCAAAATTTGGAAACGAGGAGAAAAAAACATTTCAATTTCTGAATTATTGAGAGTCAAAAAATCAAATTTTATTTTAGGAATTGCTTTTATTTTGCCTTTATGTTCAGCACTATTTATATTCTATCAAACCAATATTGAAACTGAATATTTGACTCAAAATGAGCAATTAGACAGACAAGAAACTTATGAAAGGAAGTATAAATCGTATGAAAACAATGAAAAATTAGTTCCTGTTTCTATTGCTATTGAGATGGATATTTTTCCAAATCAGCAAAAATACAAAACTGTTGGAAAGTACATTTTGAAAAATAAAAGCAATAAAAAAATCTATACATTATTTATTACAGAAAAAGAGAAATTATCAAATATAGTTCTTCAAGATGCAAAACTTATAGAACAAGATTCTAGTTTGGGAATACTAATTTTTGAGTTTGAAAAACCTATTTTGCCCAATCAAGAAGTTACTTTTTCGTATCAAATAAACAAAGAAGTAAAAGAATTTGAAAACTCAAAAAGTATTCTAAAAAATGGCTCTTATATTGGTTTGAGAGATTTTTCTCCTATTTTGAGTTATGCAAAAAGTTGGGAAATTACCAATTCACATGAAAGAGAATTGCGAAATTTACCCAAAAGAATAGAAGAAAAAGTTAATGATGATGACCTAAATAATGAGGATTATAATGGAATTGGAAGAATTAATTTTGAAGCGATTGTTTCTACTTCTTCTGACCAAATTGCAATTACCTCAGGAAATTTGATTAAAAAATGGACTAAAAATCAAAGAAACTATTACCATTACAAAACACCTATTTTGATTTCGCCTGCTGTTTCTTTTTTCTCTGCAAATTATGCTGTTCAGAGAGAAAAATATAACGGAATTGTGATTGAACATTATTATCATCCTTCACATAACTTTAACAATCCACAAATTATAGAAAGCATCAAAACAACACTAGATTATTGTACTAAAAACTATGGAAAATATCCTTTTAAAGAATTACGTATTGCTGAAATCCCTGCTTATTGGAGTTTTGGAGGCTTTGCACATGCAGGAATGATTTCGATGGTAGAAGATAGATTGTACTTGATTGATAGAAGAAATGCCAATGATTTTGACTTATTAACCAAAAGAACCATTCATGAAGTGGCACATCAATGGTGGGGACACGCTTTATCGCCTAAAAATATTGAAGGTTCAAGTTTGATTGTTGAAGGATTTGCAAAGTATAATGAAGCTATGATTATGGAAAAAATGATTGGTAAAAAACAACTTTTTCAGCTCGGCAAAACGGCAAACAAACAATATTTTAAAGGAAAAACCTATACCAATGAAACCGAACCAGCTTTGTATTTGGCACGAGGAGAAAGTTATTTATCGTATGGAAAAAGTTATGCTTCGATGCTTGCATTAAAGGAGCTGATAGGAGAAGAAAAAGTAAATAAAGTTTTGAAAAATCTAGTAGAAAAACATCAAAATAAAAGCGAGTTTTCAGGAACTTCTTTAGATTTTTTGGAAGAAGTTTATAAAATCACACCTCAAAAACATCATTCTTTGATAAATGAGTGGTTTAAAAAGCGAATTATTTATGATTTAAAAATTGAAAATGTAAGCTCAAAAAAACTCACTAACGATTCACGAGGAAACTACGAAATTACGCTACAAGTAAAAGCAAAACGTTTTGAAACTCTAGAAAATAAAGATGATACAAACGAAAAAATAGTTTCTATTTCTATTGATGAACCTATTACGGTTGGACTTTTTTCTGTTTTGCCTTCTCAAATTGATAAAGAAAAAGAAAGTGAGCAAATCATTTATTTAGATTCTAAAACTATCAATCAAGAAGTAAATACATTTACTTTCTATGTCAATGAACTGCCTATTTATGCTAGTATTGACCCATTTTTTACACGTTTAGATAAAAATTTGGAAGATAATCTTATGGAAATTGGAGAGTGA